A region from the Rhodamnia argentea isolate NSW1041297 chromosome 7, ASM2092103v1, whole genome shotgun sequence genome encodes:
- the LOC115731881 gene encoding putative disease resistance protein RGA4 isoform X1, whose product MFHYQVDERIKTRKFARTCISNYHHLGFLNLSYSGFEELPSSICNLKQLRSLLLLDNKQLKKLPHTICELQSLLELDVSGCSELGELPKNMNRLVSLKFLYLTTKQKSLQESGIQYLESIHFLGFKACENLQMLFEGTCQLTRLRKLEIINCGRLLSVPFGELISLEVLLIQNSPLMSISEKKGGFPSRLRVLSIVNCEQVGELLHSLDESTRTLESFCVYDCPSFTAIPDWLPNRTRLKEIRLIRCPNLRFMPQGIRSLPVLKELRIEHCGELSSRCKPQTGKDWHKIAHIPRIQVDLINIQWTDV is encoded by the coding sequence ATGTTTCATTACCAGGTTGATGAGAGAATTAAAACTAGAAAATTTGCCAGAACGTGCATCTCCAACTATCACCACTTAGGGTTTCTCAATTTGTCGTATAGTGGCTTTGAGGAGCTGCCAAGTTCCATATGCAACTTGAAGCAATTGAGATCGTTACTTCTCCTCGACAACAAGCAGTTGAAGAAGCTTCCACATACCATTTGTGAGTTGCAGAGTTTGCTAGAGTTGGACGTTAGTGGTTGCTCGGAGCTAGGCGAGTTACCCAAAAATATGAATAGGCTCGTCAGTCTTAAATTTCTGTATTTAACGACAAAGCAGAAGAGTCTACAAGAAAGTGGAATACAATATCTAGAAAGCATTCATTTTTTAGGATTCAAGGCATGCGAAAATCTCCAAATGTTATTTGAAGGTACCTGCCAATTGACTCGCCTTCGGAAGTTGGAAATTATAAATTGTGGGAGGCTATTGTCAGTGCCTTTTGGGGAATTAATCTCCCTAGAGGTCTTGCTTATTCAGAATTCCCCACTCATGTCGATCTCGGAGAAGAAGGGCGGCTTTCCTTCCCGTCTTCGTGTACTGTCAATAGTAAATTGCGAACAAGTGGGGGAGCTGCTGCATAGTCTCGATGAATCTACTCGCACTTTGGAATCGTTTTGCGTCTACGATTGCCCGAGCTTCACGGCTATACCCGATTGGCTGCCCAACCGTACACGTCTCAAGGAAATTCGCCTAATCCGATGTCCCAACTTAAGGTTCATGCCGCAAGGAATCCGGTCCCTCCCTGTCCTGAAAGAGTTACGCATAGAACATTGCGGTGAACTGAGCAGCAGATGCAAGCCACAAACTGGCAAGGATTGGCACAAAATCGCTCACATTCCTCGAATCCAAGTTGATTTGATTAATATACAATGGACGGATGTTTAG